The following are encoded in a window of Panicum virgatum strain AP13 chromosome 5N, P.virgatum_v5, whole genome shotgun sequence genomic DNA:
- the LOC120674437 gene encoding G-box-binding factor 3-like, translated as MGHDEAVVTQNSVKAPSPPKDQPAIYPCLDWSAMQAYYGPGVLPPTFFNPGIASGHVPPPFMWGPQNMPPAAFGKPYAAIYPHGGAFLHPFMPLVVNPLSAEPAKSVNSKDNSLSKKLKEIDGTAISTGSGNSEKTSGDYSLEGSSDGNNQKVSGTPKKRSLDDRTTSGETCRASVPNEKPGEPGRLATLSNVRITDAAIKPCVSTGSDFRVSVAPSTEWQAKDDKESKRERRKQSNRESARRSRLRKQVKHRQLARKVEQLTAENTSLRSEINKLTESSQKLRMENSALMEKFADSASDEEAQVAAPDRQGRQAAAAPPPARVVKNFLSMMDGAGASRGGRVEHGAPRLRQLLDSGPLAADAVATS; from the exons ATGGGGCATGATGAAGCTGTAGTTACTCAGAATTCAGTAAAAGCTCCATCACCACCCAAG GATCAACCAGCTATTTATCCCTGCCTTGATTGGTCGGCTATGCAG GCATATTATGGCCCAGGCGTTTTGCCACCAACATTCTTTAACCCTGGAATAGCATCTGGTCATGTACCCCCACCTTTCATGTGGGGTCCGCAG AATATGCCACCAGCTGCATTTGGAAAACCATATGCTGCAATATATCCACATGGTGGTGCTTTCCTGCATCCCTTCATGCCCCTA GTGGTAAACCCATTGAGCGCAGAGCCAGCAAAGTCGGTAAACAGcaaggacaacagtttgagtAAGAAACTGAAGGAAATTGATGGAACTGCTATATCGACTGGCAGTGGTAACAGTGAGAAAACGAG TGGGGATTACAGCCTAGAAGGATCAAGTGACGGAAACAACCAAAAG GTGAGCGGAACGCCCAAGAAAAGGAGCTTGGACGATAGGACTACATCAG gTGAAACATGTCGAGCTTCAGTGCCTAATGAGAAACCAGGAGAACCAGGAAGATTAGCAACCTTGTCCAACGTGCGCATTACAGATGCAGCAATCAAACCGTGTGTGAGCACTGGTAGTGATTTCAGAGTTAGTGTTGCGCCGTCAACCGAATGGCAAGCTAAG GACGACAAGGAATCAAAGCGTGAAAGGAGGAAGCAGTCAAATAGGGAGTCTGCCCGACGTTCAAGGCTGAGGAAGCAGGTAAAACATAGAC AACTGGCTAGAAAAGTAGAGCAACTGACAGCAGAGAATACATCCCTGCGGAGCGAGATTAACAAGCTAACGGAAAGCTCCCAGAAGCTGAGAATGGAGAATTCCGCTCTGATG GAGAAGTTCGCGGACAGCGCATCAGACGAAGAAGCCCAGGTAGCGGCCCCGGACCGCCAGGGGCGCCAGgcggccgcagcgccgccgccggcccgcgtgGTCAAGAACTTCCTCTCGATGATGGACGGCGCGGGCGCGTCGAGAGGAGGGCGCGTGGAGCACGGCGCGCCCAGGCTCCGCCAGCTGCTGGACTCCGGCCCTCTGGCGGCCGACGCCGTGGCCACGAGCTGA
- the LOC120674252 gene encoding sphinganine C4-monooxygenase 1-like — protein MGFMSGEEVVVTLAPVAVYWVYAGIYEALLRHTTVLDRYRLHSRREEETKNIASRKDIVRGVLLQQGIQVAISVAVLKLEGRGAAGDGDGRAAPPEPFLVSAARFGVAMLVLDAWQYFMHRLMHSVPCMYRRFHSGHHRVAAPYAYAAQYGHPVDGVLTETLSGAAAYLASGMLPRAAAAFFAFATVKGVDDHCGVAAPWNPIQAAFRNNAAYHDVHHQRGGGRRNFSQPFFVVWDRLLGTHAPYALRQRDGGGLEVRAFKPDPTR, from the exons ATGGGGTTCATGAGCggcgaggaggtggtggtgacgCTGGCGCCGGTGGCCGTGTACTGGGTGTACGCGGGCATCTACGAGGCGCTGCTGCGGCACACCACGGTGCTGGACAGGTACAGGCTGCACTcccggcgggaggaggagacTAAGAAcatcgcctccaggaaggaCATCGTCAGGGGCGTGCTCCTGCAGCAGGGCATCCAGGTCGCCATCTCTGTCGCCGTGCTCAAG CTGGAGggtcgcggcgccgccggcgacggcgacggccgcgcggcgccgccggagccgtTCCTGGTGTCGGCGGCGCGGTTCGGCGTGGCGATGCTGGTGCTGGACGCGTGGCAGTACTTCATGCACCGGCTCATGCACTCGGTGCCCTGCATGTACCGGCGCTTCCACTCGGGGCACCACCGCGTGGCGGCGCCCTACGCGTACGCGGCGCAGTACGGGCACCCCGTGGACGGCGTGCTCACGGAGACGCTTTCGGGCGCCGCCGCGTACCTGGCATCGGGCAtgctcccgcgcgccgccgcggccttctTCGCCTTCGCCACCGTCAAGGGCGTCGACGACCActgcggcgtggcggcgccgtGGAACCCGATCCAGGCCGCGTTCCGGAACAACGCCGCCTACCACGACGTGCAccaccagcgcggcggcgggcggcgcaacTTCTCCCAGCCCTTCTTCGTGGTCTGGGACCGCCTGCTCGGCACGCACGCGCCGTACGCCCTGCGGCAgagggacggcggcgggctcgAGGTCAGGGCCTTCAAGCCGGATCCGACGCGCTAG
- the LOC120674251 gene encoding putative glucose-6-phosphate 1-epimerase isoform X1: MSMGLCSEQWPGFEVTKDWNGADQVAIRSPRGASVRVCLHGGQVVSWRNDRGEELLFTSSKVSLFQLPVLVARSYLWQCGFDPVTAIFKPPRATRGGIPICFPQFGNCGTLEQHGFARNKIWTIDEEAPRLNYGDNNNNKASVDILLKPSEDDLKCWPHCFELRLRVSLSMDGDLSLISRIRNVNGKPFSFAFAYHTYLSVSDISEVRIEGLETLDYLDNLSQRERFTEQGDAITFEEEVDRVYVGSPCVIAVLDHEKKRTFIVRKEGLPDIVVWNPWEKKSKTMVDFGDDEYKQMLCVDAAAVERAITLKPGEEWTGKLELSAVPSTNCSDHLDHPGRL; this comes from the exons ATGAGCATGGGGCTTTGCTCCGAGCAGTGGCCCGGCTTCGAGGTGACCAAGGACTGGAACGGCGCCGACCAGGTCGCGATCCGGTCTCCGAGGGGGGCCTCCGTCCGG GTCTGCCTGCACGGCGGGCAGGTCGTCTCGTGGAGGAACGACCGCGGCGAGGAGCTCCTCTTCACCAGCAGCAAGGTGAGTTTGTTTCAGCTGCCGGTGCTGGTTGCGCGGTCGTATCTGTGGCAATGTGGATTTGATCCTGTAACT GCGATCTTCAAGCCGCCAAGAGCGACACGTGGTGGAATCCCAATATGCTTCCCACAG TTTGGAAACTGTGGAACATTGGAGCAGCATGGATTTGCAAGGAACAAGATATGGACAATAGATGAAGAGGCTCCACGACTAAATTATGGTGATAATAACAACAACAAAGCTTCTGTTGACATTCTGCTAAAGCCATCAGAAGATGACCTGAAATGCTGGCCACACTG TTTTGAGTTACGCCTCAGAGTTTCACTTTCAATGGATGGAGACCTTTCACTGATATCACGTATCAGGAACGTTAATGGGAAGCCATTCAGTTTCGCATTTGCTTATCATACATATCTTTCTGTTTCTGACATCAG TGAAGTGAGGATAGAAGGTTTGGAGACCCTTGATTATCTTGACAACCTTAGCCAGCGAGAACGGTTTACCGAGCAAGGAGATGCTATAACATTTGAAGAAGAG GTTGATCGAGTCTATGTTGGCTCCCCATGCGTAATTGCTGTTCTTGACCATGAAAAGAAACGCACATTCATCGTACGAAAAGAGGGGCTCCCAGATATTG TTGTGTGGAACCCCTGGGAGAAGAAGTCGAAGACGATGGTCGACTTCGGCGACGATGAGTACAAGCAGATGCTCTGCGTCGACGCGGCCGCGGTCGAGCGGGCCATCACGCTGAAGCCTGGCGAGGAGTGGACGGGGAAGCTGGAGCTCTCGGCCGTGCCGTCGACCAACTGCAGCGACCACCTGGACCACCCGGGCAGGCTGTAG
- the LOC120674251 gene encoding putative glucose-6-phosphate 1-epimerase isoform X2 encodes MSMGLCSEQWPGFEVTKDWNGADQVAIRSPRGASVRVCLHGGQVVSWRNDRGEELLFTSSKAIFKPPRATRGGIPICFPQFGNCGTLEQHGFARNKIWTIDEEAPRLNYGDNNNNKASVDILLKPSEDDLKCWPHCFELRLRVSLSMDGDLSLISRIRNVNGKPFSFAFAYHTYLSVSDISEVRIEGLETLDYLDNLSQRERFTEQGDAITFEEEVDRVYVGSPCVIAVLDHEKKRTFIVRKEGLPDIVVWNPWEKKSKTMVDFGDDEYKQMLCVDAAAVERAITLKPGEEWTGKLELSAVPSTNCSDHLDHPGRL; translated from the exons ATGAGCATGGGGCTTTGCTCCGAGCAGTGGCCCGGCTTCGAGGTGACCAAGGACTGGAACGGCGCCGACCAGGTCGCGATCCGGTCTCCGAGGGGGGCCTCCGTCCGG GTCTGCCTGCACGGCGGGCAGGTCGTCTCGTGGAGGAACGACCGCGGCGAGGAGCTCCTCTTCACCAGCAGCAAG GCGATCTTCAAGCCGCCAAGAGCGACACGTGGTGGAATCCCAATATGCTTCCCACAG TTTGGAAACTGTGGAACATTGGAGCAGCATGGATTTGCAAGGAACAAGATATGGACAATAGATGAAGAGGCTCCACGACTAAATTATGGTGATAATAACAACAACAAAGCTTCTGTTGACATTCTGCTAAAGCCATCAGAAGATGACCTGAAATGCTGGCCACACTG TTTTGAGTTACGCCTCAGAGTTTCACTTTCAATGGATGGAGACCTTTCACTGATATCACGTATCAGGAACGTTAATGGGAAGCCATTCAGTTTCGCATTTGCTTATCATACATATCTTTCTGTTTCTGACATCAG TGAAGTGAGGATAGAAGGTTTGGAGACCCTTGATTATCTTGACAACCTTAGCCAGCGAGAACGGTTTACCGAGCAAGGAGATGCTATAACATTTGAAGAAGAG GTTGATCGAGTCTATGTTGGCTCCCCATGCGTAATTGCTGTTCTTGACCATGAAAAGAAACGCACATTCATCGTACGAAAAGAGGGGCTCCCAGATATTG TTGTGTGGAACCCCTGGGAGAAGAAGTCGAAGACGATGGTCGACTTCGGCGACGATGAGTACAAGCAGATGCTCTGCGTCGACGCGGCCGCGGTCGAGCGGGCCATCACGCTGAAGCCTGGCGAGGAGTGGACGGGGAAGCTGGAGCTCTCGGCCGTGCCGTCGACCAACTGCAGCGACCACCTGGACCACCCGGGCAGGCTGTAG